A region of Curvibacter sp. AEP1-3 DNA encodes the following proteins:
- a CDS encoding carbohydrate ABC transporter permease encodes MNRFIPRALMAPAVITLFLWMIVPLVMTIYFSVIRYNLMQPDQSGFIGLENFEYFVTDPSFGTAVMNTLLLLGSVILITVVLGTLIALLIDEPFPGRGLVRILLISPFFVMPTVNALLWKHMMMNPIYGVLAQVWIFFGGTPVDWLTDFPLFSVIIIVSWQWLPFATLIFITSLQSMNREQLEASRMDGANYLQQLRYLYLPHMARSVAVVVMIEMIFLLSVFAEIYTTTGGGPGDASTNVAFLIFKQALLNFDAGVASAGALFAVVLANIAAVFLIRMVGKNLDK; translated from the coding sequence ATGAACCGATTTATTCCCCGCGCCCTAATGGCGCCGGCAGTGATCACCCTCTTCTTGTGGATGATCGTGCCCTTGGTGATGACCATTTACTTCTCGGTCATCCGCTACAACCTGATGCAGCCCGACCAGAGCGGCTTTATCGGACTGGAAAACTTCGAATACTTCGTGACCGACCCTTCGTTCGGCACGGCAGTGATGAACACTCTGCTGCTGCTGGGCAGCGTGATTCTGATCACGGTAGTGTTGGGTACTTTGATTGCGCTGTTGATCGACGAGCCTTTTCCCGGCCGTGGTCTGGTGCGCATCCTGCTGATTTCTCCGTTCTTCGTCATGCCCACCGTGAATGCCTTGCTGTGGAAGCACATGATGATGAACCCCATCTACGGCGTGCTGGCGCAGGTATGGATCTTCTTCGGCGGCACCCCGGTGGACTGGCTGACCGACTTCCCGCTGTTCAGCGTGATCATCATCGTGTCCTGGCAGTGGCTGCCATTTGCGACGCTCATTTTCATTACATCCTTGCAGAGCATGAACCGCGAGCAGTTGGAAGCCTCCCGCATGGACGGCGCCAATTACCTGCAGCAACTGCGCTACCTCTACCTGCCCCACATGGCCCGCTCGGTGGCGGTGGTGGTGATGATCGAAATGATCTTCCTGCTCAGCGTGTTTGCCGAGATCTACACCACCACCGGTGGTGGCCCGGGCGATGCGAGCACCAACGTGGCCTTCCTGATTTTCAAGCAGGCGCTACTGAATTTCGATGCCGGTGTGGCTTCCGCGGGCGCGCTGTTCGCCGTGGTGCTGGCCAATATCGCCGCCGTCTTCCTGATCCGCATGGTCGGCAAGAACCTGGACAAGTGA
- a CDS encoding ABC transporter substrate-binding protein, producing MKLKASLALAFGLMAGASFAADTELVIATVNNGHMIEMQKLSKNFEQANPDIKLKWVTLEEGVLRQRVTTDIATKGGQFDVMTIGMYETPIWGKKGWLQELKTDAKYDADDILPAMRNGLSVDGKMFAVPFYGESSMLMYRKDLADKAGIKVADKPTWTDIKALAAKIHDPKNGVYGICLRGKPGWGDNMAFLSTLVNTNGGQWFDMQWKPQLESKPWKDSINFYVDLLKNYGPPGSSANSFNEILALYNEGKCGMWIDATIAASFITDPKQSKVADKVAFAQAPTAVTPKGANWLWAWALAIPSGSKKVDAASKFVTWATSKEYIELVAKTNGWAHVPTGTRKSTYANPEFQKAAKFAAAEKAAIDSANPNDSTLPKSPYVGVQFAAIPEFQAIGATVGQEMSAALAGKKSVDAALKASQVAAEREMKKAGYYK from the coding sequence ATGAAACTCAAAGCATCTCTGGCTTTGGCCTTCGGTTTGATGGCAGGCGCGTCTTTCGCCGCTGACACCGAGCTGGTTATCGCCACCGTGAACAACGGCCATATGATCGAAATGCAGAAGCTCAGCAAGAACTTCGAGCAGGCCAACCCCGATATCAAGCTCAAGTGGGTGACCCTGGAAGAAGGCGTGCTGCGCCAGCGCGTGACCACCGACATCGCCACCAAAGGCGGCCAGTTTGATGTGATGACCATCGGCATGTACGAAACCCCGATCTGGGGCAAAAAAGGTTGGCTGCAGGAACTGAAGACGGATGCCAAGTACGACGCCGACGACATCCTGCCCGCCATGCGCAATGGTTTGTCAGTGGACGGCAAGATGTTTGCGGTGCCTTTCTACGGTGAATCCTCCATGCTGATGTACCGCAAGGACCTGGCTGACAAGGCTGGCATCAAAGTGGCCGACAAGCCCACATGGACCGACATCAAGGCCCTGGCTGCCAAGATCCATGACCCCAAGAACGGCGTGTACGGCATCTGCCTGCGCGGCAAGCCGGGCTGGGGTGACAACATGGCCTTCCTGAGCACCTTGGTGAACACCAACGGCGGCCAGTGGTTTGACATGCAGTGGAAGCCCCAGCTGGAAAGCAAGCCCTGGAAGGACTCCATCAACTTCTACGTGGACCTGCTGAAGAACTACGGTCCTCCCGGCTCTTCTGCCAACAGCTTCAACGAAATCCTGGCGCTGTACAACGAAGGCAAGTGCGGCATGTGGATCGACGCGACCATTGCAGCGTCTTTCATTACCGACCCCAAGCAGTCCAAGGTGGCTGACAAGGTGGCATTTGCACAAGCACCAACCGCTGTGACTCCCAAGGGTGCCAACTGGTTGTGGGCATGGGCACTGGCCATTCCATCGGGCTCCAAGAAAGTGGACGCAGCGAGCAAGTTTGTGACCTGGGCAACCTCCAAGGAATACATCGAGCTGGTGGCCAAGACCAACGGCTGGGCCCACGTGCCTACCGGTACCCGCAAGAGCACCTACGCCAACCCTGAGTTCCAGAAGGCTGCCAAGTTCGCAGCTGCTGAAAAAGCAGCCATCGACTCTGCCAACCCGAACGACAGCACCTTGCCCAAGAGCCCGTATGTCGGCGTGCAGTTTGCAGCGATTCCTGAGTTCCAGGCCATCGGCGCCACCGTGGGTCAGGAAATGAGTGCAGCACTGGCCGGCAAGAAGTCGGTAGACGCAGCCTTGAAGGCCTCTCAAGTCGCAGCAGAGCGCGAAATGAAGAAGGCCGGCTACTACAAGTAA
- a CDS encoding carbohydrate ABC transporter permease yields the protein MTQPKSFPWLHWLRTLVAWLVTLVLFFPLGWLVLTAFKTELQAISVPPLMFFTPTLENFQIVQERSDYMLYAKNSLITSVASTILGLMLAFPAAYAMAFFKGKYTKDILMWMLSTKMMPAVGALVPVYVMAQTSGLLDTRTGLVIVFTLSNLPIMVWMLYSYLKEIPNEILEASRMDGATLWSEFRYVLLPLTMGGLASTGLLTLVLSWNEAFWSLNLSAAKAGTLATLIASYSSPEGLFWAKLSAASFMAIGPIVVFGWFSQKQLVQGLTFGAVK from the coding sequence ATGACACAACCCAAATCTTTCCCCTGGCTGCATTGGCTGCGCACGCTGGTTGCGTGGCTGGTGACTCTGGTGCTGTTCTTCCCGCTGGGCTGGCTGGTACTCACTGCCTTCAAGACCGAGCTGCAAGCCATCTCGGTGCCGCCCCTGATGTTCTTCACCCCCACGTTGGAGAACTTCCAGATCGTGCAAGAGCGTAGCGACTACATGCTCTACGCCAAGAACTCGCTCATCACCAGTGTGGCGTCCACCATTCTGGGCTTGATGTTGGCGTTTCCCGCCGCGTACGCCATGGCCTTCTTCAAAGGCAAGTACACCAAGGACATCCTGATGTGGATGCTCTCCACCAAGATGATGCCCGCTGTGGGCGCCCTGGTGCCGGTGTATGTGATGGCACAAACCAGCGGCTTGCTGGACACCCGCACCGGACTCGTGATCGTGTTCACCTTGTCCAACCTGCCCATCATGGTGTGGATGCTGTATTCCTACCTGAAGGAGATCCCGAACGAGATTCTGGAAGCCTCCCGCATGGACGGAGCCACGTTGTGGAGCGAGTTCCGCTACGTGCTGTTGCCCCTCACCATGGGCGGTCTGGCCTCTACCGGTTTGCTGACCCTGGTCCTGAGCTGGAACGAGGCCTTCTGGTCCCTGAACCTGAGTGCCGCCAAGGCCGGCACGCTGGCCACGCTGATTGCCAGCTACTCCAGCCCGGAGGGCCTGTTCTGGGCCAAGTTGTCCGCCGCGTCCTTCATGGCGATTGGCCCCATCGTGGTCTTCGGCTGGTTCAGCCAGAAGCAATTGGTCCAAGGCCTGACCTTCGGCGCCGTCAAGTAA